The following coding sequences lie in one Pseudoalteromonas sp. Scap06 genomic window:
- a CDS encoding FAD-dependent oxidoreductase produces MTHPFIKNYAYSTQVKAESDLAKSALPKTHVGILGGGTAGATIAIRLAALGIKTTIFEKKKSLIDGPPMCHLHAGGNLYREIPDQDCIDLLKQCIDILRLYPYSIDVRPTVFAVPTRDDDSPDDLLPRLDKLTNAYKDLIEQDHNNKVLGEPDNYYQLYSHEQMITLSKKEQVTEPKTLDEWMIPVAKHLNLNKVKYPLIVVQEYGWNIFRLSASAQLALAQYEHANVLTSTEVKQVSKVEQSSAKNQMPKWKIEYQNNQSNKTQTAEVDYLINACGFQTGIVDDMVGVKPKRMVEFKASYIAHWQGAGGKIPEIIIYGNRGTPEGMAQLTPYTNGYYQIHGMTNSITLFNDGLADTVEQTAQPQLPTKYLNYINNGWDRQVLKARGQKAIDYVAEFVPAFKNANTQNNALFGGQQIPGEDDTLRVADVSLYSHISYARAENVKASSTLIAADEIVAEFIKLGLICTEHDSNNHLKHHQWAYLKNSCNEDISKIAQVLAKERGFPTDMANVNHGIYKSV; encoded by the coding sequence ATGACCCACCCATTTATTAAGAACTACGCTTATAGTACGCAGGTTAAGGCCGAATCAGATCTAGCAAAAAGTGCTCTGCCTAAAACCCATGTAGGTATTTTAGGTGGGGGAACTGCAGGGGCAACAATTGCGATTCGCCTTGCGGCATTGGGCATAAAAACGACTATATTTGAGAAAAAAAAGTCACTTATTGACGGCCCTCCTATGTGTCATCTGCACGCCGGTGGTAATTTATACCGTGAAATTCCAGATCAAGACTGTATAGATTTACTTAAACAATGTATTGATATTTTACGACTATATCCTTACAGCATAGATGTACGCCCAACTGTATTTGCTGTGCCAACGCGTGATGATGATTCACCGGATGATTTACTGCCAAGGTTAGACAAGCTTACTAACGCATATAAAGACTTAATTGAACAAGATCATAATAATAAAGTTCTTGGCGAGCCTGATAATTACTATCAGCTTTATAGCCATGAGCAAATGATAACCTTGAGTAAAAAAGAGCAGGTTACTGAGCCTAAAACGCTAGATGAGTGGATGATCCCCGTTGCTAAGCATTTAAACTTAAACAAAGTAAAATACCCACTTATTGTTGTTCAAGAATACGGTTGGAATATATTTAGATTATCAGCAAGTGCACAGCTTGCGCTTGCCCAGTACGAACACGCTAACGTGCTTACCAGCACAGAGGTAAAGCAAGTCAGCAAAGTTGAGCAAAGTAGTGCTAAAAATCAAATGCCAAAATGGAAAATTGAATATCAAAACAACCAAAGCAACAAGACCCAAACAGCAGAAGTAGATTACCTTATAAACGCCTGTGGCTTTCAAACCGGTATTGTTGATGACATGGTAGGCGTAAAGCCCAAGCGTATGGTCGAATTTAAAGCCTCATACATTGCACACTGGCAAGGCGCTGGCGGGAAAATACCCGAAATTATTATTTATGGTAACCGAGGCACACCCGAGGGCATGGCACAATTAACGCCGTACACTAATGGCTATTATCAAATTCATGGTATGACTAACTCAATTACCTTGTTTAACGATGGCCTAGCAGATACAGTCGAGCAAACGGCACAGCCACAACTGCCTACTAAGTACTTGAATTATATAAATAATGGTTGGGATCGGCAGGTGCTAAAAGCACGTGGTCAAAAAGCGATTGATTATGTGGCTGAGTTTGTACCAGCATTTAAAAACGCTAATACGCAAAACAATGCCTTGTTTGGCGGCCAACAGATCCCAGGCGAAGACGACACCTTGCGCGTTGCAGACGTAAGCTTATATTCGCATATTAGCTACGCACGAGCCGAAAATGTAAAAGCGTCATCAACTTTGATCGCTGCTGACGAAATAGTAGCTGAATTTATAAAGCTTGGTTTAATTTGCACAGAACACGACAGTAATAACCACCTTAAGCATCACCAATGGGCCTACCTTAAGAACAGTTGTAATGAAGATATAAGTAAAATTGCACAAGTACTTGCAAAAGAGCGAGGCTTCCCCACAGATATGGCAAATGTGAATCACGGTATATATAAAAGCGTATAG
- the bioD gene encoding dethiobiotin synthase, with protein sequence MQQFFITGTDTDAGKTHVTSLLLKLLAQHKQRAIGFKPIASGCELAFEQLVNADALMLMESATVSAKYDIINPFAFEPAIAPHIAAEQVGVTLSVEKLRTAYKNVKQQGADYLLTEGAGGWALPINNNEYLYDWVKAEQLPVILVVGMKLGCINHALLTAAHMQSMGVNCIGWIANQVDFTMDEYQANLDSLKTRLPFPLLAISPYTEQTPKLQIYKTLLTALAINA encoded by the coding sequence ATGCAGCAATTTTTTATTACCGGTACCGATACCGACGCTGGTAAAACCCACGTAACTAGTTTGCTATTAAAATTACTCGCCCAACATAAGCAGCGTGCAATAGGTTTTAAACCGATTGCATCAGGGTGTGAACTTGCGTTTGAACAGCTTGTGAATGCCGATGCCTTAATGCTAATGGAAAGCGCAACTGTGAGTGCTAAATACGACATAATTAATCCGTTTGCTTTTGAGCCCGCCATAGCTCCGCACATTGCAGCAGAGCAAGTGGGAGTAACCCTAAGCGTTGAAAAGCTACGTACCGCTTATAAAAATGTGAAGCAACAAGGTGCAGACTACCTGCTAACAGAAGGTGCGGGCGGCTGGGCATTGCCAATTAATAATAACGAATATTTATACGACTGGGTAAAAGCAGAGCAACTACCGGTAATATTAGTGGTAGGGATGAAACTAGGCTGTATTAATCATGCATTACTCACTGCAGCACATATGCAAAGTATGGGTGTTAATTGCATTGGCTGGATTGCTAACCAAGTTGATTTCACCATGGATGAATACCAAGCAAATCTAGATTCGCTTAAAACACGTTTACCATTCCCGTTGCTTGCTATAAGCCCCTATACCGAGCAAACCCCTAAATTACAAATTTATAAAACCCTGCTTACTGCACTTGCTATAAATGCCTAA
- a CDS encoding methyltransferase domain-containing protein gives MISAHAANTNSRIKSPLACLAVNSLKQVTQRKFSTAASQYVAHAHVQKQAAIDLIKLIKLDVSTKHKHCVDLGAGPLVNTEELQGIYKQVIAMDLSLTMLKNSAVNAPRICADMDNLPFQQNSIDVVFSNFAMQWSANFEMLMYSLHSALKPGGQAYISMVVEGSLHEIKTAFATLDSHSHINNFLSSDNINQSVKRAGFIINNATEVIYTDEFTSPLKAISSIKAIGATSKNKASQRPGLLTKSALQKVCAAYPLINNQAHVSYHVVLLSLEKAKI, from the coding sequence ATGATAAGCGCACACGCTGCAAATACGAACTCGCGTATAAAGTCACCGTTAGCTTGTTTAGCTGTTAATAGTTTAAAGCAGGTAACGCAACGCAAGTTTTCAACGGCGGCAAGCCAATATGTAGCCCACGCACATGTGCAAAAACAAGCCGCAATTGATTTAATTAAACTCATTAAGCTTGATGTGAGCACAAAGCACAAACACTGTGTTGATTTAGGCGCGGGGCCGTTAGTGAATACCGAAGAGTTACAAGGAATATATAAACAGGTAATTGCCATGGATTTAAGCCTTACCATGCTTAAAAATAGTGCAGTAAACGCCCCGCGTATTTGCGCCGACATGGATAACTTACCATTTCAACAAAATAGTATTGATGTGGTATTTAGTAATTTTGCGATGCAGTGGTCGGCTAATTTTGAAATGCTAATGTATTCATTACATTCAGCTTTAAAGCCTGGCGGGCAGGCGTACATAAGTATGGTGGTTGAAGGCTCACTACATGAAATAAAAACGGCGTTTGCCACGCTCGATTCGCATAGCCACATTAATAACTTTTTAAGTAGCGATAATATAAACCAATCGGTCAAAAGGGCTGGGTTTATTATTAATAACGCGACAGAGGTTATTTATACCGATGAGTTTACCAGCCCCCTTAAAGCGATTAGTTCAATTAAAGCCATTGGTGCAACGTCGAAAAATAAAGCAAGCCAACGCCCTGGTCTATTAACTAAATCGGCGCTACAAAAAGTATGTGCGGCGTATCCGCTTATAAACAACCAAGCCCATGTATCTTACCATGTGGTATTGTTATCATTAGAAAAAGCAAAAATTTAA
- a CDS encoding 8-amino-7-oxononanoate synthase translates to MSFDFINSHLQARQQSALNRKRYVIEQASAREIIVDNKRYLNFASNDYLGFADEPTLLDGMQSLGSHSSALVTGYQGAQQQLEKYLCAQLGYKNAMLFNSGFSANSSVIKALFQDKAIAQQSAIFQDKLNHASLIDGALHANAALVRFNHNDMNHLRSRLEKSNAKYKLIVSEGVFSMDGDQAPLIELLSLAKAHNAWLMIDDAHGFGVLGKSGLGSCEPLIAAENLPDILVITFGKTVASSGACVLGSSEFIDYMLQFNRDYTYSTAMSPFIASHTLSRIKTIRDANDKRAKLNANIALFKRLANEHKIALMDSTTAIQPLVLGCAEQTLKACEQLKQQGIWLTAIRPPTVQHNTSRLRVILTAAHTEQDITTLVNCLKKAIA, encoded by the coding sequence ATGTCATTTGATTTTATAAATAGCCATTTACAAGCGCGCCAGCAAAGCGCGCTTAACCGCAAGCGTTATGTTATTGAGCAAGCCAGTGCGCGTGAAATTATAGTTGATAATAAACGCTATCTTAACTTTGCCAGTAACGACTACCTAGGCTTTGCCGATGAACCCACTTTGCTTGATGGCATGCAGAGCCTAGGAAGTCATAGCTCTGCTTTAGTAACAGGCTATCAAGGTGCGCAGCAACAGCTCGAAAAATACTTATGTGCTCAGTTGGGCTATAAAAATGCCATGCTGTTTAATTCGGGCTTTAGTGCTAATAGCAGTGTTATAAAAGCGCTATTTCAAGATAAAGCCATTGCTCAGCAAAGTGCGATTTTTCAGGATAAACTTAATCATGCGAGCTTAATCGACGGTGCACTGCATGCAAACGCGGCACTTGTACGCTTTAACCATAACGACATGAATCATTTACGTTCACGGCTCGAAAAGTCCAATGCTAAGTATAAATTGATCGTGAGTGAGGGTGTATTCTCGATGGATGGCGACCAAGCACCTTTAATTGAGTTACTGAGTTTAGCTAAAGCACATAACGCCTGGTTAATGATAGACGATGCGCATGGCTTTGGCGTACTGGGTAAATCGGGTTTGGGGAGCTGTGAGCCACTTATAGCGGCAGAGAATTTGCCAGATATTTTAGTGATCACCTTTGGTAAAACGGTGGCAAGTAGCGGGGCGTGTGTATTAGGTTCGAGTGAATTTATTGATTACATGCTGCAGTTTAACCGCGATTACACTTATTCGACCGCAATGTCGCCTTTTATTGCTTCGCATACATTATCAAGAATTAAAACCATACGTGATGCTAACGACAAGCGAGCAAAATTAAACGCCAATATTGCTTTATTTAAACGTTTAGCCAATGAGCACAAAATTGCCTTAATGGATTCGACCACTGCCATTCAACCCTTAGTTTTAGGGTGTGCCGAACAGACTTTAAAAGCCTGTGAGCAGCTCAAACAACAGGGGATTTGGCTAACCGCTATTCGTCCGCCCACGGTGCAGCATAATACCTCAAGGCTACGCGTTATTTTAACCGCCGCCCATACCGAGCAAGATATTACAACATTGGTAAATTGTTTAAAAAAGGCCATTGCATGA
- the bioB gene encoding biotin synthase BioB, translating into MELATVRHDWTHSEVKALFEMPFNDLLFKAATVHRANFNPNQVQISTLLSIKTGACPEDCKYCPQSGHYKTDLERERLLEVEKVVEQARLAKQKGATRFCMGAAWSDPKDRDMPYISKMVKEVKELGLETCMTLGKLTNEKAHALSDAGLDYYNHNLDTSPEYYEQIISTRTFADRLNTIDHVRDAGMKVCSGGIVGMGEQPSDRYGLLMQLANLPQQPESVPINMLVKVKGTPLENVDDLDQFEFIRTIATARIMMPHSYVRLSAGRSAMNEQMQSMCFFAGANSIFYGDKLLTTENPEADADMQLIKKLGMNPETAEDYSDEAVAASLSSKVADKASSELFYPA; encoded by the coding sequence ATGGAGCTTGCAACAGTTCGCCACGATTGGACCCATAGCGAGGTTAAAGCCTTATTTGAAATGCCGTTTAACGATCTGCTTTTTAAAGCCGCGACCGTACACCGTGCTAATTTTAATCCTAATCAGGTGCAAATTTCTACTTTACTATCAATAAAAACAGGTGCTTGCCCTGAAGATTGTAAATATTGCCCGCAGTCGGGTCATTATAAAACCGACCTAGAACGAGAGCGCCTGCTAGAAGTAGAAAAAGTAGTAGAGCAAGCACGCCTTGCAAAACAAAAGGGTGCAACCCGTTTTTGTATGGGCGCTGCGTGGTCAGATCCTAAAGACCGTGATATGCCGTACATTTCAAAAATGGTTAAAGAAGTAAAAGAGCTTGGCCTTGAAACCTGTATGACCCTAGGTAAGCTTACCAATGAAAAAGCCCATGCATTGAGTGATGCAGGGCTTGACTACTATAATCATAATTTAGATACCTCACCTGAATACTACGAACAAATTATATCTACCCGTACCTTTGCAGACAGACTAAACACTATTGATCATGTGCGTGATGCCGGTATGAAAGTTTGTTCTGGCGGTATTGTCGGTATGGGTGAGCAACCCAGCGATCGTTATGGGTTATTAATGCAATTGGCTAATTTACCGCAGCAACCAGAAAGCGTCCCTATTAATATGCTAGTAAAAGTAAAAGGGACACCGCTTGAAAACGTAGACGACTTAGATCAGTTTGAGTTTATTCGTACTATTGCCACCGCGCGTATTATGATGCCGCATAGCTATGTACGTTTATCGGCAGGGCGCAGCGCAATGAATGAGCAAATGCAATCGATGTGTTTTTTTGCCGGTGCTAATTCCATTTTTTATGGTGATAAACTCCTGACTACCGAAAACCCAGAAGCAGATGCCGATATGCAATTAATTAAAAAGCTGGGTATGAACCCTGAAACGGCGGAAGACTATTCAGATGAAGCCGTTGCTGCGTCGTTATCCTCTAAAGTGGCCGATAAAGCCAGTTCAGAATTGTTTTATCCTGCTTAA
- the bioA gene encoding adenosylmethionine--8-amino-7-oxononanoate transaminase, with translation MNTKHTIDLDFDRNHIWHPYTSMTQPIPVYPVTHANHDLIHLETGEKLIDGMASWWSAIHGYNHPVLNNAMTEQINKMSHVMFGGITHYSAVELCKKLVAITPEHLNKVFLADSGSVSVEVAIKMALQYWLSQGINTKQKLMTPFKGYHGDTFAAMSVCDPVNSMHSLYSGFLPEHVFVPAPVSQFHDEFNQAEADELEHYFLKHHQHVAAFIIEPIVQNAGGMNFYHPEYLACVRKLCTQYDVLLICDEIATGFGRTGKMFAVEHANVQPDILCIGKALTGGTMTLSATLTTDKIAIGISEGEAGVLMHGPTFMGNPLACAVACASIDLLLEQDWQKRICEVNQALQQLHQCGSLTDVANVRTLGAIGVVELTDEAGIVDVAKIQAYFVSQGVWIRPFGKLIYLMPPYISDDASIKQLCDAIYNAIKGKHYV, from the coding sequence ATGAACACAAAACACACAATAGACCTTGATTTTGACCGAAATCACATTTGGCACCCTTATACATCAATGACTCAACCAATTCCGGTTTATCCTGTTACACACGCCAATCACGACCTTATACACCTAGAAACAGGCGAGAAACTCATTGACGGTATGGCCTCTTGGTGGAGCGCAATACATGGCTACAATCATCCCGTTTTAAATAATGCGATGACAGAGCAAATCAATAAAATGAGCCATGTAATGTTTGGCGGCATTACCCATTACAGCGCAGTGGAGCTTTGTAAAAAGCTAGTAGCAATAACGCCCGAGCATTTAAATAAAGTATTTTTAGCCGACAGCGGCTCGGTAAGTGTTGAAGTAGCGATTAAAATGGCGCTGCAGTATTGGTTAAGCCAAGGCATTAATACTAAACAAAAGTTAATGACTCCGTTTAAGGGCTATCATGGCGATACCTTTGCGGCCATGAGTGTGTGCGATCCGGTTAATTCTATGCATAGCTTGTACTCTGGCTTTTTACCTGAGCATGTATTTGTACCTGCACCTGTTAGCCAATTTCATGACGAGTTTAATCAAGCCGAGGCGGATGAACTAGAACACTATTTTTTAAAACACCACCAGCATGTTGCCGCCTTTATTATTGAACCCATAGTACAAAACGCAGGAGGAATGAACTTTTATCACCCTGAATATTTAGCCTGTGTGCGCAAGTTATGTACTCAATACGATGTATTGCTCATTTGTGATGAAATTGCCACAGGCTTTGGCCGTACAGGTAAAATGTTTGCTGTAGAGCACGCCAATGTACAGCCAGATATACTTTGTATTGGCAAGGCACTCACCGGCGGCACCATGACCTTATCAGCCACGTTAACGACCGATAAAATAGCGATAGGCATTAGCGAAGGTGAAGCCGGTGTTTTGATGCACGGACCTACATTTATGGGCAATCCACTCGCCTGCGCTGTGGCATGTGCCAGTATAGACTTATTGCTTGAACAAGATTGGCAAAAACGAATTTGTGAAGTAAACCAAGCACTTCAACAATTACATCAGTGTGGCTCACTTACTGATGTAGCTAATGTGCGCACTTTAGGTGCAATTGGCGTGGTAGAGCTGACAGATGAGGCAGGAATAGTAGATGTAGCTAAAATACAGGCTTATTTTGTTAGCCAAGGAGTGTGGATACGCCCATTTGGTAAGTTAATTTACTTAATGCCACCGTATATAAGTGACGATGCCAGTATTAAACAGCTTTGCGATGCTATATATAACGCCATAAAGGGTAAACATTACGTATAG
- a CDS encoding ABC transporter substrate-binding protein, with protein sequence MERRTFIQGLAALGIAGALPLSLSHAFAADIANPVSVDTLPKLKGALTLYLGRGEGGLYENVLQAIQKKNPDLDLAIRRGPTAALANTIVAEAKAGVKRADLFWAVDSGAIGLVTDAGLAKPMPSDLSAQLQPQFRYDEWAPVTGRIRTLPFNTERLTKEQIPTSIMEIADSDLSIGWAPAYASFQSFVTAMRILEGDDKTAKWLKKVQKRSKTYAGELGVVMGVERGEVDIGFANHYYTLRLKSGKPDAKLDLAFTEQDAGCLVNASGILSLSDDPLATNFMRYLLSVEVQSYLASEAYEIPLVNDIKQPDGLPKLTSISPPKIDLTQLADLRPTIDLMRSSGVL encoded by the coding sequence GTGGAACGCAGAACCTTTATTCAAGGCTTAGCTGCGTTAGGGATAGCTGGCGCTTTGCCGCTATCGCTTTCACACGCGTTTGCCGCTGATATTGCCAACCCCGTGTCGGTAGATACATTACCTAAACTAAAAGGCGCACTCACCCTTTATTTGGGACGTGGTGAAGGTGGCTTATACGAAAACGTTTTACAAGCCATTCAAAAAAAGAACCCGGATTTAGACCTAGCTATTCGACGCGGCCCAACTGCAGCTTTGGCTAATACGATTGTTGCCGAAGCTAAAGCGGGTGTTAAACGTGCAGACTTATTTTGGGCTGTCGATTCGGGCGCTATTGGTTTAGTAACCGATGCAGGGCTTGCTAAACCTATGCCTAGTGATTTATCTGCACAACTACAACCACAGTTTAGATATGATGAGTGGGCACCTGTAACTGGTCGTATACGTACTTTGCCATTTAATACTGAGCGTTTAACCAAAGAGCAAATTCCAACAAGCATTATGGAAATAGCCGACAGTGATTTAAGTATTGGTTGGGCACCCGCTTATGCTTCTTTTCAATCGTTTGTTACCGCTATGCGAATTTTAGAAGGCGATGATAAAACTGCTAAATGGCTTAAAAAAGTGCAAAAACGCTCAAAAACTTACGCTGGCGAACTCGGTGTAGTAATGGGCGTTGAACGTGGTGAAGTAGATATTGGTTTTGCTAATCACTACTACACGTTACGTTTGAAGTCTGGTAAGCCCGACGCTAAACTCGATCTTGCATTTACAGAGCAAGATGCCGGTTGTTTAGTGAATGCCTCCGGTATTTTATCGCTATCTGACGACCCACTAGCAACTAACTTTATGCGCTATTTACTCAGCGTTGAAGTACAGAGTTATTTAGCGAGCGAAGCGTATGAAATTCCGCTAGTAAATGACATAAAGCAACCTGATGGCTTGCCTAAATTAACCAGTATTTCGCCACCTAAAATAGACTTAACCCAGTTGGCTGACTTACGTCCAACTATTGACTTAATGCGCAGCAGCGGCGTTTTATAA
- a CDS encoding iron ABC transporter permease, whose protein sequence is MRIPPSYPMALLAALVTLTPIFVLITLASDASSFFDSHNLTILGNTLSLMGLTVLGSILIGVPLAFISAYVQLPFKKFWLVVFAAPLAIPSYIGAFTLYAAFGPGGEIHNLLGFETPSMYGLTGAAIVMTLYTFPFVMMTTRSSLLSLDASMVNAARTLGMSMTQSVFKVILPRVVNGIAAGSLLVALYTLSDFGTPAIMRLDTFTRVIYVEYNAFELSRAAMLSMQLMVIVGFLLMIESQIKTASERQGRPLILFPKKWQLGAMFATFAPILLLAIGLPLAVFTLWLMRDGFSSFDFSIAWHSTYASAIAAIVTVIVAIPVAHAALTGKAGKVMERVTYFGFGIPGIVMGTALVYGGLQLPFLYQTLGLLIIAYMLRFLPLAVGSVRTSTEHLDPSLVKSARVLGASPREAFTRITLPLTMRGIIAGAALVFLESMRELEATLLLGPTGFETLSTYLWRVYEAGYFGRAAIPGLLLVVISAAALAIMMSGEKRNQFEH, encoded by the coding sequence ATGCGAATACCACCATCTTATCCTATGGCGCTGCTTGCAGCGCTTGTTACCCTTACCCCTATTTTTGTTTTAATAACGCTTGCCAGTGACGCAAGCTCTTTTTTTGATAGCCATAATTTAACCATTTTAGGAAATACCCTGTCGTTAATGGGCTTAACTGTATTAGGCTCAATTTTAATTGGTGTGCCACTGGCGTTTATTAGCGCTTATGTGCAGCTGCCATTTAAAAAGTTTTGGTTAGTAGTATTTGCCGCCCCTTTAGCTATACCAAGTTATATTGGTGCATTTACGCTTTATGCTGCATTTGGCCCTGGTGGTGAAATACATAACTTACTTGGTTTTGAAACCCCTTCTATGTATGGCTTAACTGGCGCCGCCATTGTAATGACCCTATATACCTTCCCGTTTGTAATGATGACAACCCGCTCCTCCCTACTTAGCTTAGATGCGAGCATGGTCAATGCAGCGCGTACATTGGGGATGTCGATGACACAAAGCGTGTTTAAAGTTATTTTGCCCCGTGTTGTAAATGGTATTGCTGCGGGCTCGTTACTCGTTGCCTTATATACGCTATCAGACTTTGGTACACCGGCAATAATGCGTCTAGATACCTTCACTCGCGTTATTTATGTAGAATATAACGCCTTTGAACTGAGCCGTGCGGCTATGCTGTCTATGCAGTTAATGGTGATTGTTGGCTTTTTACTAATGATTGAATCGCAAATTAAAACTGCGTCTGAACGCCAAGGCCGGCCCCTTATTTTATTCCCAAAAAAATGGCAATTAGGCGCGATGTTTGCCACCTTTGCACCAATTTTATTACTTGCTATTGGCTTACCACTCGCAGTATTTACACTTTGGCTAATGCGTGATGGTTTTAGTTCGTTTGATTTTAGTATTGCTTGGCACTCTACTTACGCTTCAGCCATTGCAGCTATTGTTACAGTTATTGTGGCTATTCCTGTAGCGCATGCAGCATTAACTGGAAAAGCAGGTAAAGTAATGGAACGCGTTACTTACTTTGGTTTTGGTATTCCGGGGATTGTTATGGGCACAGCGCTTGTATATGGCGGCTTACAACTGCCATTTTTATATCAAACACTGGGCTTGTTGATCATTGCTTATATGCTACGTTTTTTACCGCTTGCGGTTGGCTCTGTGCGTACCAGCACCGAGCACCTTGATCCAAGCTTAGTAAAATCAGCCCGTGTGTTAGGCGCAAGCCCACGTGAAGCTTTCACACGTATTACTTTACCACTGACTATGCGTGGTATTATTGCAGGGGCCGCTTTAGTCTTTTTAGAGTCGATGCGTGAATTAGAAGCCACACTATTATTGGGTCCAACTGGTTTTGAAACCTTATCTACGTATTTATGGCGTGTTTACGAAGCTGGTTATTTTGGCCGCGCAGCAATACCTGGTTTATTGTTAGTGGTGATTTCGGCGGCGGCTTTAGCTATTATGATGTCTGGCGAGAAACGCAACCAGTTTGAACATTAA